CTGAATAATATTGTACAAGGTGGAGTTTCTTTTGAAAATGGAGCTGCAGAAGGCCCAGCTGGATATCAAGAAGGTAATGTAACAACAGGCTTTGACAAGAATAAGTTTGGAACTGCCGGATGTAATTTTCAAAATCCGCCAAACCCTGTATTTCAAAGATCAGCTCAACTGCCTGAATACAGGAATTTGTCCTTGAATTATGGATTTGAAAACACAATGGATGGATGGACAAAGACAGGAAACAGCAATGCTACACTTAATCATGATGTAATAATAAGACTTAACGACCAGAATCACAGCACTAGATCAGCAGATTATTCAGTAAAATTAGGCGATGGACAAAATGGTATCGAGCAGAAAGTAACAGGTTTGACTCCAAACACCTCCTATACATATTCTGGATGGGCCAGGGTAGCAGCAGGTGAAGAAGCATGGCTGGGAGCAAAGGACTTTGGAGGAGCAGATACTCACACTGCAGTTACTGATACAGCTACTGGTTGGAAGCATGTAATAATAAAATTTACAACAGGACAATCAAATACAAGTGCAACAATATATATGTGGAAAAATTCTACAGGATCTGGTACTGTTTTCGGGGATGATATAGGATTATGCAAAACAAGGATAATACCAACTGATCCAAATCTCATACCGCAATCGCAGATGACAGCGACCGCTACAAGCGAGGAAGCTGGAAAGGATCCTGCATCCAATGCAATAGATGGTGATCCATCTACAATATGGAATACAAAATGGGATAAATCGGACAAACTGGCACAATCAATCACCCTAAACCTTGGAGGTACTTATGATATTAGCAAGGTAGAATATCTTCCAAGGCAAGACGGGGGTATTAATGGAATTATTACAAAATACAATTTATATGTAAGCACTGATGGACAGGCGTTTACTAAAATAGTAGCCGATGGTATATGGAAACTAGATAGTTCAAAAAAGACAGCAGCATTTTCTTCAGTAAATGCGAAATATGTAAAGCTTGAAGCTGTAGAAGCAGGTAACGGCTGGGGCTCTGCTGCTGAGATAAATGTATATAAAGGTCAGCAACAACAAATATTCATGGAAGTACCACAATCACAGATGAAAGTAACCGCTACAAGCGAGGAAGCTTTAAAAGAACCTGCATCCAATGCAATAGATGGTAACCCATCTACGATATGGAATACAAAATGGGATAAATCAGACAAACTTCCTCAATCAATCACTTTAAACCTTGGAGGTACTTATGATGTTGCTCAAGTTAAATACCTTCCAAGGCAGGATGGTGCAATCAACGGAAGAATAACCCGCTACAATATGTATGCAAGCATCAACGGAACTGATTTTACAAAAGTCATAGATAATGGAATATGGGCAAATGATAATAAGGAAAAGACAGCAACCTTTGTAACAATGAGTGGAACAGTAAAAGCTGCATATATAATGCTTGAAGCTATTGAAGGGATTAATGGCTGGGCGTCTGCTGCTGAGATAACAGTAGAGGCAAAGCCTGCAACGCTAAAGAGCATCACAACACCTACAGCTATCACAGGATTAGCAAACGGAACAGCAAAGACAGCGGCGGCCCTTGGATTGCCTACCACAGTAACACTGGTTACTGATGCTGGAAATGTGAATGCCAATGTGACATGGAATGTAGATGGTTCAAGCTATGATCCATCAACAAAAACAGAGCAGAACTTCATCGTAAGTGGAACTGTAGCTCTACCAATAGGTGTGGTAAATCCGAACAGTATAGCATTTCAAACAAGCATTAGTGTAAATGTATATGCTATACCAGAATTAAAAGTGCCTTCAGATTTAACAGTAGAAGCTACTGGGGTAAAAACTCCGGTAAACATCGGTACAGCTGAAGTTACTAATGTTCCTGATGTAATCATTACAAATAATGCTCCAGCAGATTATCCTATAGGAACAACAACAGTAATATGGACTGCAACAGACAAAGGAGGCAATACAGTAACTGCGATGCAGAAAGTAATAGTAGTGGATTCAACAGAACCAACTATCAGCGTTGCCGCACCTTTGGGGAGTAAGACTACTGATACTTTTACTGTAGAATATAGTGCAACTGACATTGGGTCTGGAGTTAACAGTATAGAAGCAACATTAAACGGCATAAAGGTCACAAATGGCCAAGTTATCAGCCTTGCCTCACTTGGGGGTACAAACACCCTGAACGTAGTTGCAACTGATAATGCAGGTAATAAAGCTTCGAAATCAGTTACATTTGAAACCGTCATAGTAGCAAAAGTAGATGTTAATCCTAATACCCTAAACTTGAAGAGTAAAGGTGGGGAAAACTCATTTACTGCTTATATAGAGCTTCCTGAAGGCTATGATGTATTACTTGCTGATTTTGGTTCAATGATGTTAAGTGTAAATGAAAAAGTGATTTATGCCAAAGCTAGTCCTTTAGCCTTCGGTGATTATGATATGGATAATGTTAAGGACCTTATGGTGAAGTTCGATAGAGCTGAAATCATTGCAGCATTGGGAAGTGTAAATGGAGATATAAGTATTACAATTAGCGGCAAATTAAGTGATGGAAAGACATTTGAAGGAAGTGACACTATAAAGGTTATTCACTAATTTTACCTTATTTCAAGGGTGCTTCGGGATGAAGCACCCTTAATTTCATATTTTATCAAATGGAGATGTTTTGTTCATGGATCTTTGTAAAATGAATCAGCAGGGCTGGTTTTGGTAAGGTTGTTTTTATAATTAAAGAAGAAATGAAGGAAGATTTCCATGAGAAAATTGGAAGAAGAATAGGAAACTTAGTTGATACTGACTATGTGTAATTCGGAGAATTCATATTTTAAGAATTAGAGACAGTTTAATTTGGAACGTATTTATAAAAAAATACAAGGTTTATTTATATTAAGATGGATTACTTTCTTGATGAACCGTACCTGAATTAACCTGCAACTTTTCTTCTATTTCCAATAATATTTTCTGTTCGTAATACATTATTAAAAAGCAAACAATACTTGAGATAAATACTAAGATAAAGGTGGTGACTTTAAAGAATATAAATCCTACAACAAGGAAGCTAGCCAAATTTAAGAAGGTAACATTAATCTTTCTAAAAGCGTAATATGATGATAATTTAATAATATTACTAGATTTCATATAAAAACGTGATAGTATTGGTAAGATATAAAGTCCCATCATAAATATAAAAACAATAAATACATACATAATAATTGTAAGGATTGGTGGAAAATTTTGAGAGATGAAAAATCGTGTATCAATAAATAGTATGATTATTAAAACCATTTCAAGTGTCCATAAAAATAGAGACTGAATAAAGTTCGCTTTATAAGCTTTAAAGAAGTCGTTAGTAATATTTATATCTTTTTCCCTAACAAGCTTACCCATAACACTAAAAAGTGCAGTTGCAGCAGGCCCAATAGGAATACAACATATAAATGCAATAACACTTAAACCTTCTGGAAGTGGATTTGTGCCATTAGATAAAACAGTTAATAGTATAAAAACCAATGGTATATTCATAAGTAAAAAGTATAAATTCCCCAGAAAGAACCAAAATATATAGTTTGTTATGGTATAAAAAGGTCCTTCGCCAAATTCGCTTTTAGTTTTAGCCATTTTTTCCTCCAATGCATTTATAACATGCACGCAAAATATTTTATAATTAGTTAAATTGTAACACGATTTGTAAGGAATGGGAATAGGCGGAATCTATAAAAAACATTAATAAATTTTGTTATATATTACAGAGTTATTTAATATGATCATTTGTTCATAAAATGTTCACAAAAAAGACCAAATACTGACATAACAAATTGATACTATATACTTTAAAGGAATTTATTACATAAAAATAATGCTTATAGGGGTGAAGGAATTGATAGAAATTGAAAACGTAACCAAACGTTACGGCGAGCAAGTGGCATTAGACGGGATTAACATCTCAGTTAAAAAAGGTGAAATACTTGGGTTTCTTGGACCTAATGGTGCCGGTAAATCTACAACCATGAACATACTTACAGGTTACATTTCTGCGACAGAAGGAAGTGTAAAAATTGATGGATTTGATATACTTCAGAGTCCAGAAGAAGCAAAGAAAAAAATAGGCTATCTTCCTGAAACACCTCCTCTTTACTTGGATATGACTGTAGAAGAGTACCTAAAGTTTGTTCATAGAATAAAAAAGGTAAAGGCTGATGCAATTAAGCCAAGCATGGCAAGAATTATGGATTTAGTAAAAATAACTGATGTAAGAAAGAGGCTTATAAAAAATCTTTCAAAAGGATATCGACAAAGAGTTGGATTAGCTCAAGCTATAGTAGGTGATCCAGAAGTACTTATATTGGACGAACCTACCGTAGGGTTAGATCCTAAGCAGATAATTGAGATAAGAAATTTAATACAGAAAATAGGTAAAACACATACAATTATATTAAGTTCTCACATTTTGTCAGAGGTAAGCGCTATTTGTCATAGAGTATTAATAATAAATAAAGGTAAGATTGTTGCAAGTGGTACTCCTGAGGAATTATCCAGAAAAGTAAACAATAGAAATAAAATTCTTCTAAGAGTCAAGGGGGCAAAACTGGAGATTTATAAGAAAATTAGAGAAATGGAAGAGGTTCAGTTAGTTAAGGAACAGGGAGTTCATGAACAAGGCACAGTAGACATTCTCGTAGAAGCTAAGCCGGATATAGATATTAGAGAAAAACTGTTCCTTACATTAAGCCATGCAGGTTTCTCAATTTTAATGATGAAGGGTAAAGATATAGATCTTGAAGAGATATTCTTAGAGGTTACTAATACCCGCAATGAAGGAGGGATTAAATAATGCTAGCTGTGTTTTTAAAGGAGTTTAGATCATATTTTACATCAGCTATAGGGTATATTTTTATAGGGATTTTTCTTTTAATTACCGGTATTTTTTTTGCGCTTTCAAATCTGTTACCGGGTAACCCATCTTATAATAGGGTGCTTTCAAGCATAATTACCGTATTTTTATTTATAATTCCTGTATTAACTATGAAAATTATGTCTGAAGAAACTAAAACTAAAACAGACCAATTATTATTTACCTCACCATTAAAAATTACAGATATTATATTAGGTAAATACTTTGCAGCTGTAGCTGTTTTTTTAATATCACTTATAATAACTATTCTATATCCATTAATTTTGAGCATGTTTGGAACTGTTTCGGCTCCAGAAGTTTTTGCTGGTTATATAGGACTCTTTTTACTAGGAGCTTCGTTGATTGCTATAGGGGTATTTATTTCTAGCTTAACAGAAAATCAGGTAGTTTCGGCAGTTATTACCTTTGGAACATTACTTTTTATATGGATGATAGATTCTATACAACAGGGACTTCCAAGCTCTAGAACTGCAAGCATAATTTTTGTGATTATTATAGCTGCAATCTTTGCTTTGATTGTATATTTCTCAACTAAGAGCATTATTACATCGGCGATTACGGCGCTGGTTGGTATGATAATTATAGTTAGTTTGTACATTGCAAAAAAAGAAGTTTTTGATGGACTACTACAGAAAGTTTTTGGCTGGTTTTCACTTATAAAACGTTATAATATGTTTCAACAGGGGATATTAAGTTTGAATTCAGTAGTATATTACTTATCTTTTTGTGTGGCATTTGTATTTTTAACTATAAGAATAGTTGATAAGAGAAGATGGAGCTAAGGGGGAGAAAAGATGAAAAAGTTAGAAATAAAAAAGTCTTTCAAGAATAATAAATTTAAATATGGTGGATATGCTACGTTGCT
This DNA window, taken from Clostridium estertheticum, encodes the following:
- a CDS encoding discoidin domain-containing protein; the protein is MVKILSKMRKAAVSISLFIIVGAYTGTVPIFSNVVVAAYDGIYYVATTGDDSNAGTIDRPFKTISKASSVLKAGDTCVIRGGDYHESMAPVNSGTEGSPITYKSYPNETVTISGCDSLTGWTLDQGNTYKATMNWDMGAENQVFVNGTMMKLAQYPNWTNDTSVFDLTSFARMDSGTATSITDAELNKPDNYWVGATVIVKGWWSTQSAIVTSSKGSTVNFSTLGWSDQYTNPCAGAKYTICGKYDLLDRDREWYYDKNTSTLYLRTPNGGDPNTMVVEAKKRKYAFDLTGRSYINIENVNILGSSITTNNANHCNIIGIKAQYLSHTINLQTAYSYDDTGIDLSGSYNTIRDSQIIYSSGNGVVVRGNNNNVINNEIHETDYMGTYNACVSLAGGNQHLVSHNTLYNTGRILIEGAGFWDSIIEYNDISKPGRLSFDFGAMYFCRTDGGNSEIRYNLVHDSTDQDGGIQGGIDFDSNVHSFLVHHNTVWNCDSNSFYYGGRDDNIIFYDNQGTSKAIANTSDYKYNNQFLNNIVQGGVSFENGAAEGPAGYQEGNVTTGFDKNKFGTAGCNFQNPPNPVFQRSAQLPEYRNLSLNYGFENTMDGWTKTGNSNATLNHDVIIRLNDQNHSTRSADYSVKLGDGQNGIEQKVTGLTPNTSYTYSGWARVAAGEEAWLGAKDFGGADTHTAVTDTATGWKHVIIKFTTGQSNTSATIYMWKNSTGSGTVFGDDIGLCKTRIIPTDPNLIPQSQMTATATSEEAGKDPASNAIDGDPSTIWNTKWDKSDKLAQSITLNLGGTYDISKVEYLPRQDGGINGIITKYNLYVSTDGQAFTKIVADGIWKLDSSKKTAAFSSVNAKYVKLEAVEAGNGWGSAAEINVYKGQQQQIFMEVPQSQMKVTATSEEALKEPASNAIDGNPSTIWNTKWDKSDKLPQSITLNLGGTYDVAQVKYLPRQDGAINGRITRYNMYASINGTDFTKVIDNGIWANDNKEKTATFVTMSGTVKAAYIMLEAIEGINGWASAAEITVEAKPATLKSITTPTAITGLANGTAKTAAALGLPTTVTLVTDAGNVNANVTWNVDGSSYDPSTKTEQNFIVSGTVALPIGVVNPNSIAFQTSISVNVYAIPELKVPSDLTVEATGVKTPVNIGTAEVTNVPDVIITNNAPADYPIGTTTVIWTATDKGGNTVTAMQKVIVVDSTEPTISVAAPLGSKTTDTFTVEYSATDIGSGVNSIEATLNGIKVTNGQVISLASLGGTNTLNVVATDNAGNKASKSVTFETVIVAKVDVNPNTLNLKSKGGENSFTAYIELPEGYDVLLADFGSMMLSVNEKVIYAKASPLAFGDYDMDNVKDLMVKFDRAEIIAALGSVNGDISITISGKLSDGKTFEGSDTIKVIH
- a CDS encoding YesL family protein, with amino-acid sequence MAKTKSEFGEGPFYTITNYIFWFFLGNLYFLLMNIPLVFILLTVLSNGTNPLPEGLSVIAFICCIPIGPAATALFSVMGKLVREKDINITNDFFKAYKANFIQSLFLWTLEMVLIIILFIDTRFFISQNFPPILTIIMYVFIVFIFMMGLYILPILSRFYMKSSNIIKLSSYYAFRKINVTFLNLASFLVVGFIFFKVTTFILVFISSIVCFLIMYYEQKILLEIEEKLQVNSGTVHQESNPS
- a CDS encoding ABC transporter ATP-binding protein: MIEIENVTKRYGEQVALDGINISVKKGEILGFLGPNGAGKSTTMNILTGYISATEGSVKIDGFDILQSPEEAKKKIGYLPETPPLYLDMTVEEYLKFVHRIKKVKADAIKPSMARIMDLVKITDVRKRLIKNLSKGYRQRVGLAQAIVGDPEVLILDEPTVGLDPKQIIEIRNLIQKIGKTHTIILSSHILSEVSAICHRVLIINKGKIVASGTPEELSRKVNNRNKILLRVKGAKLEIYKKIREMEEVQLVKEQGVHEQGTVDILVEAKPDIDIREKLFLTLSHAGFSILMMKGKDIDLEEIFLEVTNTRNEGGIK
- a CDS encoding ABC transporter permease, whose translation is MLAVFLKEFRSYFTSAIGYIFIGIFLLITGIFFALSNLLPGNPSYNRVLSSIITVFLFIIPVLTMKIMSEETKTKTDQLLFTSPLKITDIILGKYFAAVAVFLISLIITILYPLILSMFGTVSAPEVFAGYIGLFLLGASLIAIGVFISSLTENQVVSAVITFGTLLFIWMIDSIQQGLPSSRTASIIFVIIIAAIFALIVYFSTKSIITSAITALVGMIIIVSLYIAKKEVFDGLLQKVFGWFSLIKRYNMFQQGILSLNSVVYYLSFCVAFVFLTIRIVDKRRWS